A section of the Telopea speciosissima isolate NSW1024214 ecotype Mountain lineage chromosome 3, Tspe_v1, whole genome shotgun sequence genome encodes:
- the LOC122655073 gene encoding probable pectinesterase/pectinesterase inhibitor 12 produces MASFLFKTLILLSAILFTSSSSSSSLSSSSLNINAAQVESIRSVCKSTPYPDVCYNSMKLSISINLNLTTLIDFALQSLNIAAKEAGKLTDLILEAGNSQQIVEKQRGAIQDCKELHQISVSTIQKCMSRIHQTTVVSHMVSDAKAYLSAALTNKNTCLEGLESATGPLKPVLVNGLVSTYNLVSNSLSIVSKMQEGGQTHQEEKSNGGRRLMGFPVWMKRRDRRLLELGVGEKNEYATGDELTVAADGTGNFKTITEAINFAPNNSYDVRTIIYVREGVYQENVEIPSYKPNIVLLGDGADVTMVTGNRSVGDGWTTFRSATLAVSGDGFMARDITFENTAGPEKHQAVALRVNADLTAVYRCVINGYQDTLYVHSFRQFYRECDISGTVDFIFGNAAVVFQASTIIARLPLPGQFNAITAQSRDNSEENTGISIQNCSIVASDDLYNNNNSTTSNTIKSYLGRPWRIYSRTVYLESYIDDFIDPAGWIEWSGELGLDTLYYGEYDNSGPGSGVENRVTWPGYHVMDYDEASNFIVSQLITGDEWLDSTSVPYDNGVWHMYVYYGRENATRSCVVACTCRSDTA; encoded by the exons atggcttctttcctgTTTAAAACACTTATACTACTCTCTGCAATATTGTTCACATCTTCGTCTTCGTCTTCGTCTTTGTCTTCGTCTTCGCTGAATATAAACGCCGCGCAAGTTGAATCTATAAGATCTGTATGCAAATCAACGCCATACCCAGATGTTTGTTATAATTCAATGAAGCTTTCCATTTCAATAAACCTAAACCTAACAACCCTCATCGATTTCGCCCTTCAATCTCTAAACATTGCAGCAAAAGAAGCCGGAAAGTTGACAGATCTAATCTTGGAAGCCGGGAATTCGCAACAAATAGTGGAGAAACAAAGGGGAGCTATCCAAGATTGCAAGGAACTCCACCAAATTAGTGTCTCTACCATCCAGAAATGCATGTCACGAATTCATCAAACGACGGTGGTTTCCCACATGGTATCAGACGCCAAGGCGTACCTAAGCGCGGCTCTCACCAACAAGAACACTTGCTTGGAAGGTCTTGAATCTGCAACGGGTCCACTGAAACCGGTTCTTGTGAATGGACTCGTTAGTACCTACAATCTCGTTAGCAATTCGCTTTCGATAGTGTCAAAGATGCAGGAAGGGGGACAGACACATCAAGAAGAGAAATCCAATGGTGGGCGGCGTTTGATGGGTTTTCCGGTGTGGATGAAGAGGAGGGATCGGAGGTTATTGgaattgggggtgggggagaagaACGAGTACGCTACCGGTGATGAGCTGACGGTGGCTGCCGACGGCACAGGAAATTTTAAGACTATCACGGAGGCCATAAATTTTGCACCAAATAATAGCTACGACGTCAGGACAATTATTTACGTGAGGGAAGGAGTATATCAAGAAAATGTGGAGATTCCGAGCTATAAGCCTAACATTGTTCTACTGGGAGATGGGGCTGATGTCACTATGGTTACCGGTAATAGAAGCGTGGGTGATGGATGGACTACTTTCAGGTCTGCTACGCTTG CGGTCTCTGGCGATGGGTTCATGGCAAGAGATATAACCTTTGAGAACACAGCTGGACCAGAAAAACATCAAGCAGTAGCTCTACGAGTGAACGCCGATCTCACTGCAGTCTACCGGTGCGTCATCAATGGGTACCAAGATACCCTATACGTGCATTCATTTCGCCAATTCTACAGAGAATGTGATATTTCAGGTACTGTGGATTTCATATTTGGTAACGCAGCTGTAGTGTTCCAAGCCTCAACTATCATCGCTAGACTGCCCTTGCCCGGCCAATTCAACGCCATTACAGCTCAGTCCAGAGACAACTCAGAAGAGAACACCGGAATCTCTATCCAGAATTGCAGCATTGTAGCCTCTGACGACTTgtataacaacaacaatagtaCCACTTCCAATACTATCAAGAGTTACCTTGGAAGGCCATGGAGGATCTATTCCAGAACCGTCTATTTAGAATCTTACATTGATGATTTCATCGATCCAGCCGGTTGGATTGAGTGGTCAGGTGAGTTGGGTTTGGATACACTGTATTATGGCGAGTATGATAACAGTGGGCCTGGATCTGGAGTTGAGAACCGGGTCACTTGGCCTGGCTATCACGTTATGGATTACGACGAAGCCTCCAACTTCATCGTCTCACAATTGATTACAGGTGATGAATGGCTCGACTCCACTTCGGTCCCTTACGATAATGGAGTATGGCATATGTATGTATATTATGGGAGAGAGAACGCCACCCGGTCGTGCGTTGTGGCGTGTACCTGTCGCTCAGATACAGCCTGA
- the LOC122655074 gene encoding putative pectinesterase/pectinesterase inhibitor 26, which yields MDFIKSLKGYGKVGENDDPAFRRKRLLIVAVSAALLLTVIFAAIVGVIAQNNYNDDDDDEATSTSNSNSPSSSSSTPKTLSDSIKSVCSVTQFPNSCFSILYSLEKGVTDSNKAVDPEVLFKLSMEAAMNELSKLLSLPENLIAKASEVREKTPLLDCQSLFQGAIDQLNTSISSMKPGEDGNNKLLSPSLIDDITTWLSAALTDLQTCLDGLEETKSSALPEIKNAMQNSTELTSNSLAIVSKISSLHRRRRKLLGFGFSEWVVPVDRKLLQQVTANPTREVVGSARQKSATRFVIHVQEGLYEENSVVDKSK from the coding sequence ATGGATTTCATCAAATCCTTAAAGGGCTACGGCAAGGTGGGTGAGAACGACGACCCGGCGTTCCGTCGCAAGCGTCTGCTCATCGTTGCCGTCTCCGCCGCTTTACTGCTCACAGTCATCTTCGCAGCGATCGTTGGTGTTATCGCACAGAATAACTACAACGATGACGATGACGATGAAGCAACCTCGACCTCGAACTCGAACTCTCcgtcttcttcatcatcaaccCCCAAAACCCTCTCCGATTCCATCAAATCCGTGTGCAGCGTTACCCAATTCCCCAATTCCTGCTTCTCAATCCTCTATTCACTTGAGAAGGGAGTCACTGACAGCAACAAGGCAGTAGATCCGGAGGTTCTGTTCAAGCTTTCCATGGAAGCCGCCATGAACGAGCTCTCTAAGCTATTGAGCCTGCCGGAAAATCTGATCGCCAAGGCCAGCGAGGTCCGAGAAAAGACTCCGCTACTCGACTGCCAGAGTCTTTTCCAAGGAGCCATCGATCAGCTCAATACTTCCATCTCCTCCATGAAACCGGGTGAAGATGGGAATAATAAGTTGCTGTCGCCGTCGTTAATCGACGACATCACGACGTGGCTGAGCGCCGCCTTAACGGACCTGCAAACCTGCTTGGACGGCCTGGAGGAGACTAAGTCTTCGGCGCTGCCGGAGATTAAGAACGCGATGCAGAACTCTACGGAGCTCACCAGCAATAGCCTCGCCATCGTCTCCAAGATCTCCTCCCTCCACCGTCGACGCCGAAAGCTTctcggattcggattctctgAGTGGGTCGTGCCCGTGGACCGCAAGCTGCTTCAGCAGGTGACCGCCAATCCCACCAGGGAGGTGGTGGGGTCCGCTCGACAGAAGAGCGCAACGAGATTCGTGATCCACGTTCAGGAAGGACTGTACGAGGAGAACTCCGTCGTTGACAAGTCCAAGTAA
- the LOC122656984 gene encoding DNA repair protein RAD51 homolog codes for MEQQQRHQKIAEEAEEVEEIQHGPFPVEQLQASGIASLDIKKLKDAGLCTVESVAYSPRKHLLQIKGISEAKVDKIIEAASKLIPLGFTSASQLHAQRLEIIQITSGSRELDKILEGGIETGSITEIYGEFRSGKTQLCHTLCVTCQLPLDQGGGEGKAMYIDAEGTFRPQRLLQIADRFGLNGADVLENVAYARAYNTDHQSRLLLEAASMMVETRFALMIVDSATALYRTDFSGRGELSARQMHLAKFLRSLQKLADEFGVAVVITNQVVAQVDGSAIFAGPQIKPIGGNIMAHASTTRLALRKGRAEERICKVISSPCLAEAEARFQISTEGVTDVKD; via the exons ATGGAGCAGCAACAGAGACATCAAAAGATTGCCGAAGAAGCCGAAGAAGTGGAAGAGATACAGCACGGTCCTTTCCCAGTAGAGCAGCTTCAG GCATCTGGCATAGCTTCCCTTGACATAAAGAAGCTTAAAGATGCGGGTCTCTGCACAGTAGAATCTGTTGCATACTCTCCAAGGAAGCATCTGCTCCAAATCAAAGGAATTAGTGAGGCTAAAGTTGACAAGATCATTGAAGCAG CATCCAAGCTGATTCCTTTGGGCTTTACTAGTGCTAGCCAACTCCACGCGCAGAGGCTTGAAATCATTCAGATAACATCAGGGTCGAGAGAACTTGACAAGATTTTagaag GAGGAATTGAGACTGGATCTATAACTGAAATTTATGGTGAATTTCGCTCTGGCAAGACTCAGTTATGCCACACATTGTGTGTCACTTGTCAA CTTCCACTGGATCAAGGGGGTGGTGAAGGCAAAGCAATGTACATTGATGCAGAAGGCACATTCAGACCTCAAAGGCTTCTACAAATTGCTGACAG GTTTGGACTGAATGGTGCTGACGTTTTGGAGAATGTGGCTTATGCTAGAGCCTATAACACTGATCATCAGTCAAGGCTTTTGCTGGAAGCAGCTTCAATGATGGTCGAGACCAG GTTTGCTCTTATGATAGTGGACAGCGCTACAGCTCTCTATAGAACAGATTTCTCTGGAAGGGGAGAACTGTCAGCCAGGCAAATGCATCTTGCAAAATTCCTTAGGAGCCTTCAGAAGTTGGCAGATGAG TTTGGTGTGGCAGTAGTCATTACCAACCAAGTTGTTGCACAAGTGGATGGTTCTGCCATTTTTGCTGGGCCCCAGATCAAGCCTATAGGTGGAAACATCATGGCTCATGCTTCCACAACAAG gcttgcccttcgcaaaggGCGGGCAGAGGAGCGCATCTGCAAAGTAATAAGCTCTCCATGTTTAGCTGAAGCTGAAGCACGATTTCAAATCTCCACAGAAGGTGTTACAGATGTTAAAGACTAA